A single window of Granulicella mallensis MP5ACTX8 DNA harbors:
- a CDS encoding glycoside hydrolase family 3 N-terminal domain-containing protein, with protein sequence MNWKGIIGYSSLKKRFLVLTGVCLSSVTLFPAYSQSIASSGKTKTVLIYEQSNLPLETRLADLLGRMTLEEKVRQLDFYSGTDSLLDRGSKNSLPSKQSPFSTAKADALFGSLGAGAIHDLDPTPEQYNTIQRWVIEHNRLHIPALFIEEGLHGFDTGTVFPAPLNLASTWDPSVAEKTGSAIAAEARATGVGMILAPVLDLARDPRWGRIEEDFGEDPYLTGQMGLAYVRGAQGESLNTDHNVVAEPKHFAAHGSPEGGTNTSPVHIGERELRSVMLKSFEPAFRQGHAMATMAAYHEIDGIPVTADPYLLKTILRQEWGFQGMVLSDLGAIRRLYQLHQVASSPKAASCLAIKSGVDMQFYDFDHDVFQKALIDCVHEGSLPQADVDRAASAVLRLKFTLGLFDRPYVDPTLNAKAYRSKPHLDVSLQSARESLVLLKNENGLLPFSKSIQRIAVIGPNADVARYGDYEEEANGLHISILQGVKAEAPHAQVEFDSGKDIAAAVAKAKSADVVILGLGEWRGISGEAFDRTSLDLPGEQEKLLEAITATNKPVVLVLENGRPLTIGWAKAHVGAIVEAWYPGEFGGQAIAETLFGDNNPAGRLTITFPKTVGQIPDYYNTDPSRAYDSDLTRRKVYVDNDSQPLFPFGYGLSYTTFHYCDLQVTPPAAKSNEDVSVTFTVTNTGTKAGDEVSQVYLREQFSSVETPVRSLKAFTRMPLQPQESRTVTLKIPRSELAVWNADEKWAVEGGKYTVWVGGSSEADLAKEFDLQP encoded by the coding sequence GTGAACTGGAAGGGAATCATCGGTTATTCATCCCTGAAAAAGAGATTTCTGGTGCTGACTGGCGTATGCCTGTCTTCGGTGACTCTCTTTCCCGCCTATTCCCAATCGATTGCTTCTTCTGGCAAGACAAAGACTGTTCTGATTTACGAGCAATCCAATCTGCCTCTCGAAACGCGTTTGGCAGACCTCTTGGGCCGCATGACTCTCGAAGAGAAAGTCCGGCAACTCGACTTCTATAGTGGGACGGACAGTCTTCTTGATCGTGGCTCCAAGAACTCACTGCCGTCCAAACAATCGCCCTTTAGTACCGCAAAAGCTGATGCTCTATTCGGGAGCCTGGGCGCTGGTGCAATTCATGATCTGGACCCCACGCCTGAGCAATACAACACGATCCAAAGATGGGTGATCGAACACAACCGCCTGCATATCCCGGCTCTTTTTATCGAAGAGGGTCTGCATGGTTTTGACACGGGAACGGTCTTTCCTGCACCGCTCAATCTTGCATCTACCTGGGACCCTTCCGTTGCAGAGAAGACAGGATCTGCGATTGCCGCAGAGGCTCGTGCTACCGGCGTAGGGATGATTCTTGCTCCGGTGCTAGATCTCGCGCGTGATCCGCGATGGGGCCGTATAGAAGAGGACTTCGGCGAAGATCCTTATCTTACCGGCCAGATGGGGCTAGCTTATGTTCGTGGAGCCCAGGGCGAAAGTCTCAACACGGATCACAACGTAGTTGCAGAGCCGAAGCATTTTGCCGCTCATGGCTCTCCGGAGGGGGGTACGAACACGTCTCCCGTTCATATCGGCGAGCGCGAGTTGCGCAGCGTCATGCTTAAATCCTTCGAGCCCGCGTTCCGGCAAGGTCACGCGATGGCGACGATGGCGGCCTACCATGAGATCGACGGCATCCCCGTGACTGCGGACCCCTACCTGCTGAAGACCATCCTTCGCCAGGAATGGGGTTTTCAGGGCATGGTGCTCTCCGATCTGGGTGCGATTCGGCGTCTCTACCAACTGCACCAGGTGGCTTCTTCTCCCAAAGCGGCATCGTGCCTGGCGATCAAGTCCGGGGTCGACATGCAGTTTTACGACTTCGACCATGATGTGTTTCAGAAAGCTCTTATCGACTGCGTACACGAAGGCAGCCTGCCTCAGGCCGATGTGGATAGAGCGGCTTCAGCGGTTCTCCGCCTCAAGTTCACGCTGGGTCTCTTTGATCGCCCGTATGTTGACCCAACCCTCAATGCGAAAGCGTATCGTTCGAAGCCGCACCTCGACGTCTCTCTGCAGTCCGCGCGGGAGTCACTGGTGCTGCTCAAAAATGAGAATGGCTTGCTGCCGTTTTCAAAGTCCATCCAACGAATCGCTGTAATCGGTCCGAATGCAGATGTCGCCCGGTACGGTGATTACGAGGAAGAAGCCAATGGCTTGCACATCAGCATTCTGCAAGGCGTAAAGGCCGAAGCGCCTCATGCGCAGGTAGAGTTCGATTCAGGCAAAGATATCGCCGCCGCGGTCGCGAAGGCCAAGTCCGCAGACGTTGTGATTCTGGGGCTCGGAGAGTGGCGCGGTATCTCGGGCGAAGCCTTCGACCGAACCTCGCTGGATCTGCCTGGAGAACAGGAGAAATTACTGGAAGCGATTACGGCGACGAATAAACCAGTAGTGCTGGTGCTCGAAAACGGACGCCCACTTACAATCGGCTGGGCGAAGGCTCATGTTGGTGCGATCGTCGAGGCCTGGTATCCCGGCGAATTCGGTGGTCAGGCTATTGCGGAGACGCTCTTTGGAGACAACAACCCAGCGGGCCGGCTCACCATTACCTTCCCGAAGACGGTGGGCCAAATCCCCGACTACTACAACACGGATCCTTCCAGGGCTTATGACTCGGACCTTACCAGGAGGAAGGTTTACGTTGATAACGACAGTCAACCGCTGTTTCCCTTTGGCTATGGCCTGAGTTACACGACTTTTCATTATTGTGATCTTCAGGTCACGCCGCCGGCTGCAAAATCCAATGAAGACGTCTCCGTCACCTTCACCGTTACGAATACAGGGACCAAGGCAGGAGATGAAGTGTCGCAGGTCTATCTGCGCGAGCAGTTCAGCAGCGTAGAGACTCCGGTGCGATCTTTGAAAGCTTTTACGCGTATGCCTCTACAGCCACAAGAAAGCAGAACGGTCACTCTGAAGATTCCCCGGTCTGAATTGGCGGTTTGGAATGCCGATGAGAAGTGGGCTGTCGAGGGAGGGAAGTACACCGTATGGGTAGGCGGATCTTCTGAGGCAGACTTGGCGAAGGAGTTCGATCTTCAGCCTTGA
- a CDS encoding glycosyltransferase family 4 protein: protein MSREIPINSRAIVLTEIEAMGGAERSVLALSRWLMQHDLPHHFVTYIDHVDMAAHAGHPIEVVQLRPEMRATKKIAALRQYFSARPKAPAPLMSGFQPALHATLAGMRGFHCLMHDTPSLFEDTNQFTAKRRLARWVSDKIAAHGLRSGGHTIVTSEYLRNETRLVYGVEADIARMGGLSDPQAFHLRPVQSELRMLSVSRIEANKRIDWILRALATLERDSSPLSSQLNWSLDITGRGSQMEAMQSLASVLGLAERVHFLGYVSDAELQQIYTQAHLFLMPAVQGYGIPAIEALERGLPVLLHRESGVSDILRSTPWATVIEGGEEGMLPGLQHAIGSAVAGTQLEVPLPSLPTEDEWAERVATLCGWL from the coding sequence ATGAGCCGAGAGATCCCAATAAACTCACGCGCCATCGTCCTGACCGAGATTGAGGCGATGGGCGGTGCGGAGCGTAGCGTCCTCGCGCTGTCGCGCTGGCTGATGCAGCACGATCTTCCGCACCACTTCGTCACCTACATCGACCATGTCGACATGGCGGCTCACGCAGGCCATCCTATCGAGGTCGTGCAGCTTCGTCCGGAGATGCGCGCGACGAAGAAGATCGCCGCCCTGCGCCAGTACTTCTCCGCAAGGCCCAAGGCCCCTGCTCCACTGATGTCAGGCTTTCAGCCAGCGCTGCATGCCACGCTAGCCGGAATGCGCGGCTTCCACTGCCTGATGCACGATACGCCGAGCCTCTTCGAAGACACGAATCAGTTCACCGCCAAACGACGCCTTGCGCGTTGGGTCTCCGACAAGATCGCTGCGCACGGCCTGCGCAGTGGCGGCCATACCATCGTCACCAGCGAGTACCTCCGCAATGAGACTCGGCTCGTCTATGGAGTGGAAGCCGACATCGCGCGCATGGGCGGTCTGAGCGATCCCCAGGCGTTCCATCTGCGGCCGGTACAGAGCGAATTGCGGATGCTGAGCGTGTCGCGGATCGAAGCCAACAAGAGGATCGACTGGATACTGCGCGCCCTGGCAACGCTGGAGCGTGACTCTTCCCCACTCTCATCGCAGTTGAACTGGTCGCTGGATATCACCGGTCGTGGCTCGCAGATGGAGGCGATGCAATCGCTGGCCTCCGTGCTTGGACTGGCCGAGCGCGTTCACTTCCTCGGATACGTAAGCGACGCAGAGCTGCAGCAAATTTACACGCAGGCTCACCTGTTCCTTATGCCAGCCGTTCAGGGATACGGCATCCCCGCGATTGAAGCCCTCGAACGCGGCCTGCCGGTGCTGCTGCATCGCGAGTCCGGCGTGAGCGACATCCTGCGCTCAACTCCTTGGGCCACAGTTATCGAAGGCGGTGAAGAAGGCATGCTACCAGGGCTTCAACACGCTATCGGTAGCGCGGTTGCCGGAACACAACTCGAGGTTCCTCTGCCCTCGCTTCCAACGGAAGACGAATGGGCGGAACGCGTGGCGACGCTCTGCGGATGGCTTTAG